DNA sequence from the Vicinamibacterales bacterium genome:
GCGGCACCACGGCGCCGACCCCGCCCGGGGCCGGCGGCACGTACTCGTCGCCGCACTTCACCTTCAACTACACCGCGCTGGACGCCGGCAACATCGCCGCCACCGCCGCTGCGCTCGAACGCGAATACGACCGGATCGTCGCCGACCTCCGCGCCGGCAGCATGCCGCCGGTGACGGTGACGTTCTATGGCGATCACGGCGCGATGGAAGCGGCGACGCGCGCCGCCGCCGGCGCCGTGCCCGCGTGGGCCGCGGGTCTCATCACGTCCGCAACGCAGATCCACCTCATGTCGCCGAACCTCCCGTCGTGGGGGCCGTACGAGCGGATGCTGTCGCACCTGGTGCACGAGTTCGCGCACTGCGTCTCGATGAAGGTGAATCCGCGGATCGCGAACAACCCGCGGTGGCTGTGGGAGAGCGTCGCGATCTACGAAGCCGGACAGGCGGTCGATCTCAGCCGGCTGGACTACATGCGGGCGTCGAACCCGCCGTCCTTCGAATCCCTCGCCGGCCTCGAGCAGACGCGGATGTACGACGTCGGCTATTCGATCGCGGAGTTCATCGTCGCGAGATGGGGCGCGGGGGCGCTCGCCGATCTGATCGTGGCCGGCGGCGACACCGCCGGCGTGCTGGGTATCGGACTCGCCGATTTCGAGCGGGAGTGGTTCGCCTTCGCGCGGCAGCGCTACAACTTCTGACCGGCGCCGGCCGGCGTGGCGTCGGCGCGCGGCGCCGCCAGCCCGATCATCAGCGCCGTGGCGGCGGTGACCGCCGATCCGATCAACGCGTACCAGGTCCATCCCACCAGCGCGTTCCACCACAGGATCACCAGCACGCTGCCGCCGGCGGCCATCCCGGCGATCATCGCCGCCGCGCCGACGCGCCGCGTCAGGACGCCGATCAGGAAGGCGCCGAGCACCGGACCGGTGGTCAGCGACAGCACGCCGAGACCGGCATCGAGCACGGACTGATCCAGCCACTGCGCCGCCAGCGCCACCCCGAGCTGCACCAGACCCCACATGATCGTGAACCGCTTCGACAGGCTGAGCAGCCGCGCCTCGTCAGGCGGGGTGCGCGTGTAGCGCAGGTAGAAGTCGTTGATGGTCGTTGCCGCCATCGCGTTGATCGACGGCGACAACGCCGCCGCGACGATGGCGGCGATGATGAAGCCGATGACGCCGTGCGGCAGTTGATCGACGATGAAGCGCGGCAGGATCGCGTCGTTGCGCGGCAGCGCCGCGGTGAGCGGGAAGTGCTGGTGATACGCGTAGAGCATGGCGCCGATCAGCAGGAACATCGTGAACTGCGCGAAGACGATGAACCCGCTCAGCACCAGACCGCGGGCGGCCCCCCTGGGTGAGTCCGCCGAGAGCAGGCGCTGCACCAGGAACTGATCGGTCCCGTGCGTCGCCAGCGTCAGGGCGATGCCGCCGGCCAGCCCGGCCCACAGCGTGTAGACCTTCGTCGGGTCGAACGACGGATCGAGCACGGTGAACTTGCCCGCCGCCGATCCCAGCCGCACCACCTCGGCGAATCCGCCCGGGATCGCCTGCACCAGCGCGACCCCCACCACCAGCGCGCCGGCGACGTAGACGAACATCTGCACGACGTCGGTCCAGATGACTGCCGCGGACCCGCCGCGGACGGTGTAGACGATCATCGCCGTGCCCAGCACGATCACCGTCCACGGCACCGGCACGCCCGTGACGATCGAGATCACGAGCGCGGTCGCGAACAGCCGGATGCCGTCGGCCAGCGAGCGGGTCACCAGGAACAGCCCCGCCGACACGGTGCTCACCGACGGTCCGAAGCGCTGCTGCAGCAGCTGATACGACGTGACCAGCGCGCCGCGGAAATAGCGCGGCAGGAACAGCACCGACACGATGATCCGTCCGAGCACGTAGCCGGCGGCAAGCTGCAGGAACGTCCAGTTTCCCGCGTAGGCGGACGCCGGCACGCCGATGAACGTCAGCGTGCTGGTCTCCGTCGCCACCACGGTGAAGCAGATCGCCCACCACGGCGTCGAGTTGTCGGTGAGGAAGTAGTTGCGGGTGTTCTTCTGAAATCGCGCGAAGTAGGATCCGAACGCCGTGATCGCGAGCAGGTAGGCGGCGACGACGGCGTAATCCAGCGCATTCATGCGCCGCGATTATACTGGTCGCGAAATGAATCTCGACGCGCTCTCGTTCCCCATCGTCCAGATCTCGCTCGACGTCACCTCCCTCGACGAAGCCATCGAGACCGCCGCGATCGCCGTCGACGCCGGGGTCGACTGGCTCGAGGCGGGCACGCCGCTGCTGCTTGCCGAAGGGCTGCGCGCCGTGGAAGGATTGCGCCGCCGCTTTCCCGGCCATCCCATCGTCGCCGACCTGAAAACGATGGACGGCGGCTATCTCGAAGCCGAGATGATGGCCAAGGCGGGGGCCAACCTCGTGGTCGTCATGGGGCGCGCGCACGAAGCGACCATCCGCCGCGTCGTCGACGCGGGCCGCGACTTCGGGATCAAGGTGATGGGCGACAACCTCGCCGCCGGCGACCGGATCGAGAACGCGCGGTGGATGGAATCGCTCGGCGTCGACTTCATCATCCATCACATCGGCTACGATGAACGCCGCATGATCAAGGGGCTCAGCCCGATGGACGAGCTCGACGCGGTCGTCGCCGCGGTCGGGATCCCGGTGCAGGCGGTCGGGGGGCTGTCGATCGAGCAGGCGATTCAGTGTCCGGCGCATGGCGCGCCGCTGGTCGTGCTCGGCGCGCCGCTTGTCATCGACGCGGATGGCTTCAAGCCGGTGACCGGCACCCGGCTGCACGAAGTGCTCAGCGACATCTGCCGGCGGATCAGGAAGGCGGCATGACACAGGCAGCGGTCGTCCAGTACGCGCTCCAGCCGATGGCGGTCGAGCTGCGCGATATCGCGGTACCGGAAATCGGCGACACCGACGTCCTGCTGCGGGTCGGCGCGGTGTCGGTCTGCGGCTCGGACGTGCACCAGTGCTACAACACGCACTCCTGGCCGGTGAACGTGCCGGTCGTCCTCGGCCACGAGTTCGGCGGCACGGTGGCGAAGGTCGGACGCGCGGTGAAGGGCTTTCGTGAAGGGGACCGCGTCGTCTCGGAGACGGCGGCGGAAGTCTGCGGCGAGTGCATGCTGTGCCGCACCGGGCGCTACAACCTGTGTCCCTCGCGAAAGGGCTTCGGCTATGGCATCAACGGCGCGATGGCGACCTATGTGAAGGTGCCGGCGCGCTGCCTGCACGCGATTCCCGATTCGCTGCCGTTCGAGCTCGCCTGTCTCACGGAGCCACACTCGGTCGCCTATAACGCGATGCTGGTCAACGCCACGATTCGCCCCGGCGACGCGGTCGTCGTCCTGGGGCCGGGGCCGATCGGCTTGCTGTGCGCGCGCATGGCGGCGCTGGCGGGCGCGGACCCGCTGATCGTCGTCGGGCTCACGGCCGATGCGGCGCGGCTCGAGACCGCGCGCCAGCTTGGCGCCACCCACATCGTCAACGCGCAGCAGGAGCAGGCCGAAGACGTGGTGCGACGTCTCAG
Encoded proteins:
- a CDS encoding zinc-binding dehydrogenase, with the translated sequence MTQAAVVQYALQPMAVELRDIAVPEIGDTDVLLRVGAVSVCGSDVHQCYNTHSWPVNVPVVLGHEFGGTVAKVGRAVKGFREGDRVVSETAAEVCGECMLCRTGRYNLCPSRKGFGYGINGAMATYVKVPARCLHAIPDSLPFELACLTEPHSVAYNAMLVNATIRPGDAVVVLGPGPIGLLCARMAALAGADPLIVVGLTADAARLETARQLGATHIVNAQQEQAEDVVRRLSPLGADLVCDASGASRPLDVALALARPDGQVVKVGWSPDLIPINLNPLVQKNIRLQGSFSHNYPIWERVIHLLDRRLTKPELIVGLTSPLDGWSDAFAAMHEGRVIKSVLVP
- a CDS encoding sodium:solute symporter yields the protein MNALDYAVVAAYLLAITAFGSYFARFQKNTRNYFLTDNSTPWWAICFTVVATETSTLTFIGVPASAYAGNWTFLQLAAGYVLGRIIVSVLFLPRYFRGALVTSYQLLQQRFGPSVSTVSAGLFLVTRSLADGIRLFATALVISIVTGVPVPWTVIVLGTAMIVYTVRGGSAAVIWTDVVQMFVYVAGALVVGVALVQAIPGGFAEVVRLGSAAGKFTVLDPSFDPTKVYTLWAGLAGGIALTLATHGTDQFLVQRLLSADSPRGAARGLVLSGFIVFAQFTMFLLIGAMLYAYHQHFPLTAALPRNDAILPRFIVDQLPHGVIGFIIAAIVAAALSPSINAMAATTINDFYLRYTRTPPDEARLLSLSKRFTIMWGLVQLGVALAAQWLDQSVLDAGLGVLSLTTGPVLGAFLIGVLTRRVGAAAMIAGMAAGGSVLVILWWNALVGWTWYALIGSAVTAATALMIGLAAPRADATPAGAGQKL
- a CDS encoding orotidine 5'-phosphate decarboxylase / HUMPS family protein; translated protein: MNLDALSFPIVQISLDVTSLDEAIETAAIAVDAGVDWLEAGTPLLLAEGLRAVEGLRRRFPGHPIVADLKTMDGGYLEAEMMAKAGANLVVVMGRAHEATIRRVVDAGRDFGIKVMGDNLAAGDRIENARWMESLGVDFIIHHIGYDERRMIKGLSPMDELDAVVAAVGIPVQAVGGLSIEQAIQCPAHGAPLVVLGAPLVIDADGFKPVTGTRLHEVLSDICRRIRKAA